The Metabacillus sediminilitoris genome window below encodes:
- a CDS encoding LysR family transcriptional regulator: protein MESHDLWIFKHVAELQSVSRAAEKLGYVQPNVSQRIKSLEDELGVRLFMRNNRGVTLTEEGKVLLDYTNQILKLMDEAKLLINPKKWREPLTLGASQTISAVRIPQLFSSFLREHKNIDVKVKTHDKKKLQEMLSYGELDGVFINGAYNYPQFETVYSYFEKIVLVLPQHSQFEKKHEQTLIVNSDPNCIYRNKTLEFSKENNFYDPAIIEFDSLESILQAVQDGLGISIIPADVAKNRTEIQSIQYKELSETIKIDFIIKHRKQQPQGLKKFIHFLKRK from the coding sequence TTGGAAAGTCATGATTTGTGGATTTTTAAACATGTTGCAGAACTGCAATCAGTATCTAGAGCTGCAGAAAAATTGGGCTATGTACAACCTAATGTCAGTCAGCGAATTAAGAGTTTAGAAGATGAACTAGGTGTTAGATTATTTATGCGTAATAATAGAGGAGTAACATTGACCGAGGAAGGAAAAGTTTTATTAGATTATACAAATCAAATTTTAAAACTAATGGATGAAGCCAAGTTATTAATTAACCCCAAAAAATGGAGGGAACCTTTAACACTTGGTGCATCCCAAACGATTTCTGCAGTTAGAATTCCTCAGCTATTTTCTTCTTTTTTAAGGGAACATAAAAATATTGATGTAAAAGTAAAAACGCATGATAAGAAAAAGTTACAGGAAATGCTTTCTTATGGAGAACTTGACGGTGTTTTTATAAATGGTGCATATAATTACCCACAGTTCGAAACCGTTTATAGTTATTTTGAGAAAATCGTACTCGTTTTACCTCAACATAGTCAATTTGAAAAGAAGCATGAACAAACGTTAATTGTTAATAGTGATCCAAATTGCATATATAGAAACAAAACGTTAGAATTTTCCAAGGAGAATAACTTCTATGATCCGGCTATCATTGAGTTTGATTCACTTGAATCAATTCTGCAAGCAGTTCAAGATGGACTTGGTATCAGTATAATACCGGCAGACGTTGCAAAAAATCGAACAGAAATACAATCAATTCAATATAAAGAACTATCTGAAACAATCAAGATTGATTTTATAATC